Proteins encoded in a region of the Bacillus methanolicus genome:
- a CDS encoding DUF3055 domain-containing protein, whose protein sequence is MRIFEKLYDEFENVKVRFVGFATDQARYDFGIVYTNMFFGKPLFVCMQTGRSALLEPRDLEDTDYLMKTFRIQDEQQVADLVEFFQEALPTAPFEPQYE, encoded by the coding sequence ATGAGAATTTTCGAAAAACTTTATGATGAATTCGAAAATGTGAAAGTTCGATTTGTTGGGTTTGCGACTGATCAGGCACGTTATGACTTTGGAATAGTGTATACGAATATGTTTTTCGGAAAACCGCTTTTTGTCTGCATGCAAACAGGCCGCTCAGCCCTCCTTGAACCAAGAGACCTCGAAGACACAGATTATCTCATGAAGACTTTCCGTATTCAGGATGAACAACAAGTTGCTGATTTAGTGGAATTTTTCCAAGAAGCCTTGCCGACTGCACCTTTCGAACCTCAATATGAATAA
- a CDS encoding alpha-ketoacid dehydrogenase subunit beta — protein sequence MGQMTMIQAITDALRTEMRNDPNVLVFGEDVGVNGGVFRATEGLQKEFGEDRVFDTPLAESGIGGLAIGLGLQGFRPVAEIQFFGFVYEVMDSISGQMARMRYRSGGRYNAPITIRSPFGGGVHTPELHADSLEGLVAQQPGLKVVIPSTPYDAKGLLISAIRDNDPVIFLEHMKLYRSFRQEVPEEEYIIPLGKADIKREGSDLSIITYGAMVHESLKAAEELEKEGYSAEVIDLRTIVPLDIETIISSVEKTGRAIVVQEAQKQAGIAANVVAEINDRAILSLEAPVLRVTAPDTVYPFPQAESVWLPNYKDIIETAKKVLTF from the coding sequence ATGGGGCAAATGACAATGATTCAAGCAATCACGGATGCGTTACGCACAGAAATGAGAAATGATCCGAATGTATTAGTATTCGGTGAAGATGTGGGCGTAAACGGCGGTGTTTTCCGTGCAACAGAAGGCCTTCAGAAAGAATTTGGCGAAGACCGCGTGTTTGATACTCCGCTGGCTGAATCCGGAATCGGCGGACTCGCGATCGGACTTGGTTTACAAGGCTTCCGTCCGGTTGCTGAAATTCAGTTTTTCGGTTTTGTATACGAAGTAATGGATTCGATTAGCGGTCAAATGGCCCGAATGCGTTATCGTTCCGGAGGCCGATACAATGCCCCTATTACAATTCGTTCGCCTTTTGGGGGCGGAGTGCATACTCCGGAACTTCATGCTGACAGCTTAGAAGGATTAGTAGCACAGCAGCCTGGTTTAAAAGTTGTCATCCCTTCTACTCCTTATGATGCCAAAGGCTTATTAATCTCTGCTATTCGTGATAATGATCCGGTTATTTTTCTTGAGCACATGAAATTATACCGCTCATTCCGACAAGAAGTACCTGAAGAGGAATACATCATTCCATTAGGTAAAGCTGATATTAAAAGAGAAGGTTCTGATTTATCCATAATTACGTATGGGGCAATGGTACATGAATCACTAAAAGCTGCTGAAGAGCTTGAAAAAGAAGGCTACTCCGCAGAGGTGATTGACTTACGGACAATTGTACCTCTCGATATTGAAACAATCATTTCATCAGTGGAAAAAACCGGTCGAGCAATCGTTGTACAAGAAGCTCAAAAACAAGCAGGAATTGCAGCAAACGTTGTTGCAGAGATTAACGACAGAGCCATTCTTAGCCTGGAAGCTCCTGTATTGCGCGTAACAGCTCCTGATACAGTATACCCATTCCCGCAAGCGGAATCTGTATGGCTTCCAAACTATAAAGACATCATTGAAACAGCGAAAAAAGTATTGACTTTTTAA
- a CDS encoding aminotransferase class I/II-fold pyridoxal phosphate-dependent enzyme, producing MHQSHTPLFSGLIQHAKKNPVQFHIPGHKKGAGIDPEFRNFIGDNALSIDLINIGPLDDLHQPKGIIKEAQDLAAEAFGADHTFFSVQGTSGVIMTMVMSVCGPGDKIIVPRNVHKSVMSAIVFSGAVPIFIHPEIDENLGISHGITTEAVAKALEQHPDAKGVLVINPTYFGMVADLKEIVSIAHEYNVPVLVDEAHGTHIHFHDDLPLSAMQAGADMAASSVHKLGGSMTQSSILNVREGLISPKRVQSILSMLTTTSTSYLLLASLDVARKRLATEGKQLLDKTIELAQSMRKKINEIEHLYCVGDEILGSKATFDYDPTKLTISVKDLGITGYDAEKWLREKFNIEVELSDLYNILCIVTPGDTEKEAQVLLKALKELSKEFQHQAEKMKVQVMLPDIPVLALTPRDAFYAETEVVPFEESEGRIIAEFVMVYPPGIPIFIPGEIITKENLLYIKKNIEAGLPVQGPEDYELKTLRVIKEHKAIR from the coding sequence TTGCATCAATCTCATACACCGTTATTTAGCGGTTTAATACAACATGCCAAAAAAAATCCGGTTCAATTTCATATTCCCGGACATAAAAAAGGTGCCGGAATCGACCCGGAATTTCGGAATTTTATAGGAGATAATGCATTATCAATTGATTTAATAAATATCGGGCCTCTTGATGATCTCCATCAGCCTAAAGGAATTATAAAGGAAGCCCAGGATCTTGCCGCTGAAGCATTTGGAGCGGATCATACATTTTTCTCTGTGCAAGGAACTAGTGGTGTAATTATGACAATGGTTATGTCGGTTTGCGGACCCGGCGATAAAATTATCGTTCCTAGAAACGTCCATAAATCTGTAATGTCTGCGATTGTTTTCTCAGGAGCTGTCCCTATTTTTATTCACCCGGAAATTGATGAAAACCTCGGAATTTCGCACGGAATTACAACAGAAGCAGTAGCAAAGGCTCTCGAGCAGCATCCGGATGCAAAAGGCGTACTTGTGATTAATCCTACTTATTTCGGTATGGTTGCCGATTTAAAAGAAATCGTTTCGATTGCGCATGAATATAATGTTCCTGTTCTTGTTGATGAGGCCCATGGTACTCATATCCATTTCCATGATGATCTGCCTCTCTCGGCTATGCAGGCAGGTGCAGACATGGCAGCGTCAAGCGTTCATAAACTTGGAGGTTCAATGACTCAAAGTTCCATCCTGAACGTACGTGAAGGTCTTATTTCTCCGAAAAGAGTTCAATCGATTTTGAGCATGTTGACAACAACATCGACTTCTTATTTACTCCTTGCTTCCTTAGATGTAGCGAGAAAGAGACTTGCCACAGAGGGAAAACAATTGTTGGATAAGACGATTGAGCTTGCACAATCAATGCGAAAAAAAATAAATGAAATTGAACACTTATATTGTGTAGGCGATGAAATCCTTGGTTCAAAAGCAACATTTGATTATGATCCGACAAAATTGACTATTTCTGTTAAAGATTTAGGAATAACCGGATATGATGCTGAAAAATGGTTAAGGGAAAAATTTAATATTGAAGTTGAATTATCAGATTTATACAATATTCTTTGCATTGTTACTCCAGGGGATACTGAAAAAGAAGCACAAGTTCTTCTTAAAGCTTTGAAGGAGCTGTCAAAAGAATTTCAACATCAAGCTGAAAAAATGAAGGTTCAAGTCATGCTTCCCGATATTCCGGTTCTTGCTTTAACACCGAGAGATGCATTTTATGCAGAAACAGAAGTTGTACCTTTTGAAGAATCGGAAGGACGGATTATTGCCGAATTTGTCATGGTTTATCCACCGGGAATTCCAATCTTTATCCCTGGAGAAATAATTACAAAAGAAAACCTTCTTTATATTAAAAAGAACATAGAGGCCGGCCTCCCGGTCCAAGGGCCTGAAGATTATGAACTAAAAACATTAAGAGTAATAAAAGAACATAAAGCCATCCGTTAA
- a CDS encoding UPF0223 family protein, translating into MEYHYPIDYDWSTQEIVDVIKFYEAVEKAYEKGINRDELLNAYRRFKEIVPGKAQEKKLCGKFEELSGYSPYKTVKTVREANSGEMIRMR; encoded by the coding sequence TTGGAATATCATTATCCGATTGATTATGATTGGTCCACGCAAGAAATTGTGGATGTAATTAAGTTTTATGAAGCTGTGGAGAAAGCCTATGAAAAAGGGATAAACCGCGACGAACTGCTTAATGCTTACCGACGTTTTAAAGAAATAGTTCCAGGAAAGGCCCAAGAAAAAAAGCTTTGCGGTAAATTTGAGGAATTGAGTGGCTACTCACCTTACAAAACTGTGAAAACTGTCAGAGAGGCGAATTCAGGGGAAATGATAAGAATGAGATAA
- the lpdA gene encoding dihydrolipoyl dehydrogenase has protein sequence MVVGDFPIETETLVIGAGPGGYVAAIRAAQLGQKVTIVEKGTVGGVCLNVGCIPSKALISAGHRYEAAKQSDSIGIIAENVKVDFSKVQEWKASVVKKLTGGVEGLLKGNKVDIVQGEAYFVDANTVRVMDENSAQTYKFKNAIIATGSRPIELPSIKFSKRVLDSTGALSLQEIPNKIVVIGGGYIGIELGGAYASFGSQVTILEAADDILHGFEKQMTALVKRNLKKKGAEIITKAMAKGVEETENSVVVTYEVKGEEKSIEADYVFVMVGRRPNTDELGLEQAGIEVNEKGIIKTDKQCRTSVSNIFAIGDVAEGLDLAHKASYEGKIAAEVIAGHNSEIDYLGIPSVVFSDPELASVGYTESQAKEEGIEVIAARFPFGANGRALSLNSSEGFMKLVTRKEDGLVIGAQIAGPSASDMIAELGLAIEAGMTAEDLAMTIHAHPTLGEITMEAAEVALGTPIHILK, from the coding sequence ATGGTAGTAGGAGATTTCCCTATTGAAACAGAAACTCTCGTCATTGGAGCAGGTCCAGGCGGGTATGTAGCTGCAATTCGTGCAGCACAGCTTGGACAAAAGGTTACAATTGTTGAGAAAGGAACCGTTGGCGGTGTATGCTTAAATGTAGGATGTATTCCTTCAAAAGCTTTGATTTCTGCAGGACACCGTTATGAAGCAGCAAAACAGTCCGATTCAATCGGAATTATTGCCGAGAATGTGAAAGTAGATTTCTCAAAAGTTCAAGAATGGAAAGCATCGGTTGTTAAAAAGCTGACAGGCGGTGTTGAAGGCCTGTTAAAAGGGAATAAAGTTGATATTGTGCAAGGAGAAGCATATTTTGTAGATGCAAATACCGTCCGTGTCATGGATGAAAATTCAGCCCAAACTTATAAATTCAAAAATGCTATTATCGCTACCGGTTCACGTCCAATTGAATTGCCTTCTATTAAATTTTCAAAACGTGTACTTGATTCCACTGGTGCTTTGAGTCTTCAGGAGATTCCAAATAAAATTGTCGTAATCGGCGGCGGATATATTGGAATTGAATTGGGCGGGGCATATGCAAGCTTCGGCTCTCAAGTAACAATTCTTGAAGCTGCAGATGATATTTTACATGGATTCGAAAAACAAATGACTGCACTTGTTAAGCGCAACCTTAAGAAAAAAGGTGCAGAAATAATCACAAAAGCAATGGCAAAAGGTGTTGAGGAAACAGAAAACAGTGTCGTCGTAACGTACGAAGTGAAGGGCGAAGAGAAAAGCATCGAGGCTGATTATGTATTTGTCATGGTTGGCCGCCGTCCAAACACTGATGAACTAGGATTAGAACAAGCAGGAATTGAAGTGAATGAAAAAGGCATTATTAAAACTGATAAACAATGCCGCACTTCTGTAAGCAATATTTTTGCAATAGGCGATGTTGCTGAAGGCCTTGATTTAGCTCATAAAGCATCATACGAAGGAAAAATTGCTGCTGAAGTAATTGCCGGCCACAACTCAGAAATCGATTATCTTGGGATTCCTTCAGTTGTCTTTTCAGACCCTGAACTGGCTTCTGTTGGATACACAGAAAGTCAAGCGAAAGAAGAAGGAATTGAAGTTATCGCAGCGAGATTCCCATTTGGGGCAAACGGCCGCGCTCTTTCACTGAACAGCAGTGAAGGATTTATGAAACTCGTTACTCGTAAAGAAGACGGACTAGTCATCGGTGCGCAAATTGCCGGACCGAGCGCTTCTGATATGATTGCTGAATTGGGTCTTGCGATTGAGGCTGGAATGACAGCTGAAGACCTCGCCATGACAATTCACGCGCATCCGACTTTAGGCGAAATTACAATGGAAGCCGCAGAAGTAGCTTTAGGAACACCAATCCATATTTTAAAATAA
- the def gene encoding peptide deformylase encodes MLTMEDIIRDGHPTLRKVAEEVSMPPSDEDKRILRSLLEYVINSQNPEISAQYGLRPGIGLAAPQINVSKRMIAVHVHDEKGALFSYALFNPKIVSHSVERAYLTSGEGCLSVDESIPGYVPRYARVTVKGYDIDGNEVKLRLRGLPAIVFQHEIDHLNGIMFYDHIDKQNPFKPIENAIPIER; translated from the coding sequence ATGTTAACGATGGAAGACATCATCCGCGACGGGCATCCAACTTTACGAAAAGTTGCTGAAGAAGTCTCTATGCCGCCGTCAGATGAGGATAAACGTATATTAAGAAGCTTGTTGGAATATGTAATAAACAGCCAAAATCCGGAAATTTCAGCGCAGTATGGATTGAGACCGGGGATAGGTCTCGCCGCACCTCAAATAAATGTTTCAAAGCGCATGATCGCTGTCCATGTCCATGATGAAAAAGGGGCTCTTTTCAGTTACGCTCTATTCAATCCAAAAATCGTAAGCCATTCTGTAGAACGGGCTTATTTAACATCCGGAGAAGGATGCCTATCTGTTGACGAATCCATCCCCGGTTATGTACCTAGATATGCCCGCGTTACGGTGAAAGGTTATGATATTGATGGAAATGAAGTTAAACTGAGATTAAGAGGCTTGCCGGCTATTGTGTTTCAGCATGAAATTGATCATTTGAACGGCATCATGTTTTATGATCATATTGATAAACAAAATCCGTTCAAGCCAATTGAAAACGCAATCCCTATTGAACGATAA
- a CDS encoding DUF1885 family protein: MATNAYIKLVPSSVKMDITLDEVKELLLYYQNITSKTGEQLDWQYEDAAFPYEIKENEEGKGKWFYLYSNHDRYHTIIFGVDKETIVNSDGTKMEQTYIQITLPESSTFGDKGKANEFCKFIAKKLQGELHLFNGRIMYYYPRK; this comes from the coding sequence ATGGCAACGAATGCATATATTAAGCTTGTTCCTTCATCAGTGAAAATGGATATTACATTAGATGAAGTAAAAGAACTCCTTCTTTATTATCAAAACATTACTTCAAAAACCGGCGAACAGCTCGATTGGCAATATGAGGATGCCGCATTTCCTTATGAAATTAAAGAAAATGAAGAGGGAAAAGGTAAATGGTTTTATTTATATTCCAACCATGACCGCTATCATACAATCATATTCGGGGTTGATAAAGAAACAATTGTTAATAGTGACGGAACAAAAATGGAACAAACATACATACAAATAACTCTTCCTGAGAGCTCAACATTCGGTGATAAAGGAAAGGCAAATGAGTTTTGCAAATTCATTGCTAAGAAGCTGCAAGGGGAACTGCATTTATTTAATGGACGAATTATGTACTATTATCCAAGAAAGTAA
- a CDS encoding inositol monophosphatase family protein, with the protein MTNWKEIDANAKTWIKEAGERIKNSFPKTLDIQAKSNPNDLVTNIDKETEQFFITKIKETYPDHYILGEEGFGDKLNNESGIVWIIDPIDGTMNFIHQQRNFAISVGIYENGSGKIGLIYDVVHDELYHAFKGEGAYMNGKPLPRLEEVSVSEAIIGINATWITPNKRIDPKYLAALVKDVRGTRSYGSAALEITYVATGRLDAYISLRLAPWDFAAGIVIIEELGGVVSSLRGEPINIMEKSSLFVSKPGLHGTIMKKYLRNGNW; encoded by the coding sequence ATGACGAATTGGAAAGAAATTGATGCAAATGCAAAAACATGGATAAAAGAAGCAGGAGAAAGAATAAAGAACTCTTTTCCAAAAACATTAGATATTCAGGCAAAATCAAATCCTAATGACCTTGTTACTAATATTGATAAGGAGACAGAACAATTCTTTATTACAAAGATAAAAGAAACATATCCTGACCATTACATATTAGGAGAAGAAGGATTTGGCGATAAGCTGAATAATGAATCGGGAATCGTTTGGATTATTGATCCGATAGACGGAACGATGAACTTTATTCATCAACAGAGAAATTTTGCTATTTCTGTTGGAATTTATGAAAACGGCTCCGGCAAAATCGGATTAATTTACGATGTTGTCCATGATGAACTGTACCATGCATTTAAAGGCGAAGGTGCTTATATGAACGGAAAACCCCTTCCCCGCCTCGAGGAAGTATCTGTTTCTGAAGCGATTATTGGAATAAACGCCACATGGATTACGCCAAACAAAAGAATCGATCCTAAATATCTCGCAGCACTTGTTAAAGATGTGAGGGGAACGAGGTCGTATGGATCGGCTGCACTGGAAATTACATATGTTGCTACGGGAAGGTTGGACGCTTATATTTCTTTACGCCTTGCTCCCTGGGATTTTGCAGCAGGCATCGTGATTATTGAAGAACTTGGTGGAGTTGTGTCTTCATTGAGAGGCGAACCGATTAATATTATGGAAAAAAGCTCCTTGTTTGTCTCTAAACCCGGACTCCATGGCACGATTATGAAAAAATATTTGCGGAACGGGAATTGGTAA
- a CDS encoding dihydrolipoamide acetyltransferase family protein codes for MAFEFKLPDIGEGIHEGEIVKWFVKQGDKVQEDDVLCEVQNDKAVVEIPSPVTGTVEKILVEEGAVATVGQVLITFDAPGYENLKFKGDDHEEAPKKEEKTEAQVQSTLESGQDIKKEAAQKQESQGAAESPVQTEVDPNRRVIAMPSVRKYARDKGVDIRLVAGSGKNGRVLKEDIDSFLSGGQAKAESKAPKADHPAAPQTEAIAAPTVPQGQYPETREKMSGIRRAIAKAMVNSKHTAPHVTLMDEVDVTKLVAHRKKFKEIAAEKGIKLTFLPYVVKALTSALREYPVLNTSLDDEAEEIIYKHYYNIGIAADTDRGLLVPVVKDADRKSVFTISKEINELAAKAREGKLTPDEMKGASCTITNIGSAGGQWFTPVINHPEVAILGIGRIAEKPVVKDGEIVAAPVLALSLSFDHRIIDGATAQHALNHIKRLLNDPELLLMEA; via the coding sequence GTGGCATTCGAATTTAAATTGCCTGACATTGGTGAAGGTATTCATGAAGGTGAAATCGTCAAATGGTTTGTTAAGCAAGGTGACAAAGTTCAGGAAGATGATGTTTTATGTGAAGTGCAAAATGATAAAGCAGTAGTAGAAATTCCTTCTCCAGTTACAGGTACGGTTGAAAAAATATTAGTTGAAGAAGGTGCTGTGGCAACTGTCGGACAAGTTTTAATCACATTTGATGCACCCGGCTATGAAAATTTAAAATTTAAAGGCGATGACCATGAAGAAGCGCCAAAGAAAGAAGAAAAAACAGAAGCTCAAGTGCAATCAACATTAGAATCAGGACAGGATATTAAAAAAGAAGCGGCTCAAAAGCAAGAATCGCAAGGTGCAGCAGAGTCTCCTGTACAGACAGAGGTTGATCCGAACCGCCGTGTGATCGCAATGCCTTCTGTTCGCAAATATGCTCGTGATAAAGGTGTAGATATTCGTCTTGTTGCAGGTTCCGGTAAAAATGGACGTGTCTTAAAAGAAGATATTGATTCGTTCTTAAGCGGCGGCCAGGCTAAAGCTGAATCTAAAGCACCAAAAGCTGATCATCCAGCTGCACCGCAAACAGAAGCAATAGCAGCTCCAACTGTTCCGCAAGGTCAATATCCGGAAACACGAGAAAAAATGAGCGGAATTCGCAGGGCGATCGCCAAAGCGATGGTAAATTCTAAACATACAGCGCCACATGTAACACTAATGGATGAAGTGGATGTAACAAAACTTGTTGCCCACCGCAAGAAATTCAAAGAAATTGCAGCAGAAAAAGGAATTAAGCTTACATTCCTTCCTTACGTTGTAAAAGCATTAACGAGTGCTTTACGGGAATATCCGGTATTAAATACTTCACTTGACGACGAAGCAGAAGAGATTATCTATAAGCATTATTACAATATCGGAATAGCTGCAGATACAGACAGAGGTTTATTAGTTCCCGTTGTAAAAGATGCTGACCGCAAATCAGTATTCACTATTTCAAAAGAAATTAACGAATTAGCAGCTAAAGCCCGTGAAGGAAAATTGACACCGGATGAAATGAAAGGCGCTTCATGTACAATTACTAATATCGGGTCTGCCGGCGGTCAATGGTTTACACCGGTTATTAACCATCCTGAAGTTGCCATTCTTGGAATCGGCCGAATCGCTGAAAAACCTGTAGTAAAAGATGGTGAAATTGTTGCAGCACCAGTATTGGCACTATCGTTAAGCTTTGACCACAGAATTATTGACGGGGCAACTGCTCAACATGCACTAAACCACATTAAGCGTTTGTTGAACGATCCTGAACTTTTGTTAATGGAGGCGTAA
- a CDS encoding NAD(P)H-dependent flavin oxidoreductase encodes MNWNTRVTDLLNIQYPIIQGGLAYLAYSELAAAVSNAGGLGQITAMSLGSPQALKEEIQKVRALTDKPFGVNFAIGQHGRPFSDMLEVAIQEQVPVISMTGGNPAPIFEQLKGTNIKKLVLVAAKRQAQKAEELGADAIMVVGHEGGGHLGRNDIGTMVLVPQVVDAVSIPVIASGGIGDGRGLMAALSLGAEGIEMGTRFIATKECVHAHVKYKKQLVDGTENDTVVIKRSLGAPARAILNSWTEKILEIEKENGGYEALKDYISGTANKRFIYEGNIDEGFAWAGQVMGLIKDIPSVKELIDRMIREGEEIRKRWID; translated from the coding sequence ATGAATTGGAATACTAGAGTTACTGACTTATTGAACATTCAATATCCAATTATACAGGGTGGATTAGCTTATTTAGCTTATTCAGAGTTGGCTGCGGCAGTTTCAAATGCCGGAGGATTAGGGCAAATTACTGCTATGTCACTCGGAAGCCCACAAGCTTTAAAAGAAGAAATTCAAAAGGTAAGAGCTTTAACAGATAAACCTTTTGGTGTAAACTTTGCAATCGGGCAGCATGGCAGACCGTTTTCTGATATGCTCGAAGTTGCAATACAAGAACAGGTTCCGGTTATCTCCATGACAGGCGGAAATCCGGCACCTATTTTTGAACAATTGAAAGGAACGAATATAAAAAAACTTGTACTTGTTGCTGCAAAGAGACAGGCACAGAAAGCAGAAGAGCTGGGTGCTGATGCCATTATGGTAGTTGGACATGAAGGAGGCGGCCACCTCGGCAGAAATGATATTGGAACGATGGTTCTCGTTCCTCAAGTTGTCGATGCAGTCAGTATTCCAGTCATTGCATCTGGTGGAATTGGCGACGGAAGAGGACTTATGGCTGCACTCAGTCTTGGGGCAGAAGGAATTGAAATGGGCACAAGATTTATTGCAACAAAAGAATGTGTCCATGCACATGTAAAATATAAAAAACAGCTGGTAGACGGTACGGAAAATGATACGGTTGTTATTAAGAGGTCTTTAGGTGCTCCTGCAAGAGCCATCTTAAATTCATGGACTGAAAAGATTTTAGAAATTGAAAAAGAAAACGGAGGCTATGAAGCATTAAAGGACTATATAAGCGGAACAGCGAACAAACGATTTATATATGAAGGAAATATAGATGAAGGTTTTGCATGGGCAGGTCAAGTTATGGGGCTGATTAAAGACATTCCATCAGTTAAGGAGCTTATTGATCGGATGATTCGGGAAGGAGAAGAAATCCGTAAACGGTGGATTGATTAA
- a CDS encoding YlaF family protein: MKEIKWIFLMFAFAAAFCIMGIGISIAERSVAGASASFVLLVFVMGFGFKTKRKMREKGEL, from the coding sequence TTGAAAGAGATTAAATGGATTTTCTTAATGTTTGCTTTTGCGGCAGCTTTTTGCATTATGGGGATCGGGATTTCCATTGCAGAACGAAGCGTGGCTGGGGCCAGCGCTTCGTTCGTGCTGCTGGTGTTTGTCATGGGGTTCGGTTTTAAAACGAAACGGAAAATGAGAGAAAAAGGAGAGCTGTAA
- a CDS encoding GapA-binding peptide SR1P yields the protein MGTIVCQTCNSTIDHFEAEKVTVLYSINCNCCDKENEDQE from the coding sequence ATGGGAACAATTGTATGCCAAACATGTAACTCCACTATTGACCATTTTGAAGCAGAGAAAGTTACTGTTCTTTATTCAATAAACTGTAATTGTTGCGATAAAGAGAACGAAGATCAAGAATAA
- the pdhA gene encoding pyruvate dehydrogenase (acetyl-transferring) E1 component subunit alpha, translated as MTSKTKKDLLDVKHSLEKIEQQFETFQILNENGEVVNEAAMPDLSDEQLQELMRRMVYTRILDQRSISLNRQGRLGFYAPTAGQEASQLASQFALEKEDFILPGYRDVPQIIWHGLPLYQAFLWSRGHFQGGQIPEGVNVIAPQIIIGAQYIQAAGVALGMKKRGAKSVAITYTGDGGASQGDFYEGINFAGAFKVPAIFIVQNNRFAISTPVEKQSAARTIAQKAVAAGIPGIQVDGMDPLAVYVAVRDARERAINGEGPTLIETLTYRYGPHTMAGDDPTRYRTSDLDSEWEKKDPLVRFRKFLENKGIWNEEMENEVIEKAKEDIKEAIKKADEAPKQKVTDLMSIMYEEMPAYLKEQYEIYKEKESK; from the coding sequence ATGACTTCTAAAACAAAGAAGGACCTATTGGATGTTAAACATTCACTTGAAAAAATTGAGCAGCAGTTCGAAACGTTTCAAATTCTAAATGAAAACGGGGAAGTCGTAAATGAAGCAGCTATGCCGGATTTAAGCGATGAACAATTGCAAGAATTAATGCGCCGCATGGTTTATACACGAATCCTCGACCAGCGCTCCATTTCTTTAAATCGTCAAGGACGCTTAGGTTTTTATGCACCGACAGCCGGCCAGGAAGCTTCCCAGCTTGCTTCCCAGTTCGCCTTAGAAAAAGAAGACTTTATTTTGCCTGGTTACCGTGATGTTCCGCAAATCATTTGGCATGGACTGCCGCTATATCAAGCTTTCTTATGGTCCCGCGGACATTTTCAAGGAGGACAAATTCCTGAGGGAGTTAATGTCATTGCTCCACAAATTATTATAGGTGCCCAATACATTCAGGCTGCAGGCGTTGCACTTGGCATGAAAAAACGCGGAGCTAAATCTGTTGCCATTACTTATACAGGTGACGGCGGTGCTTCACAAGGCGATTTCTACGAAGGAATAAACTTTGCCGGTGCTTTCAAGGTTCCAGCTATTTTTATTGTACAAAATAACCGTTTTGCGATTTCTACACCTGTTGAAAAACAGTCTGCAGCAAGAACAATTGCGCAAAAAGCCGTTGCAGCCGGAATTCCGGGAATTCAAGTAGATGGAATGGATCCACTGGCAGTCTACGTGGCTGTCCGGGATGCCCGTGAACGTGCTATTAACGGAGAAGGTCCTACTCTTATTGAAACATTAACATATCGTTACGGTCCGCACACAATGGCCGGAGATGATCCAACTCGTTATCGTACATCTGATTTAGACAGCGAATGGGAAAAGAAAGATCCGCTTGTTCGTTTCCGCAAGTTCTTGGAAAACAAAGGAATCTGGAACGAAGAAATGGAAAATGAAGTAATTGAAAAAGCGAAAGAAGATATTAAAGAGGCGATCAAAAAGGCCGATGAAGCGCCAAAACAAAAGGTGACTGACTTAATGTCTATTATGTACGAAGAGATGCCTGCCTATTTAAAAGAACAATATGAAATTTATAAAGAAAAGGAGTCGAAGTAA
- a CDS encoding YjcZ family sporulation protein, which produces MYGYGYSCYPSYCYGHDHCHGKGFALIVVLFILLIIVGCACWN; this is translated from the coding sequence ATGTACGGATACGGTTATAGTTGCTATCCAAGTTACTGTTACGGTCACGATCATTGTCACGGAAAAGGATTTGCGTTAATCGTTGTTTTATTCATACTCCTCATTATCGTTGGCTGTGCGTGCTGGAACTAA